The Primulina eburnea isolate SZY01 chromosome 6, ASM2296580v1, whole genome shotgun sequence genome contains a region encoding:
- the LOC140834030 gene encoding large ribosomal subunit protein uL16-like yields the protein MGRRPARCYRQIKNKPYPKSRYCRGVPDPKIRIYDVGMKKKGVDEFPFCVHLVSWEKENVSSEALEAARIACNKYMTKFAGKDAFHLRVRVHPFHVLRINKMLSCAGADRLQTGMRGAFGKPQGVCARVAIGQVLLSVRCKDGNSPHAQEALRRAKFKFPGRQKIIVSRKWGFTKFNRTDYVKWKSENRIASDGVNAKFLGCHGPLAKRQPGRAFLSEGPAA from the exons ATGGGGAGAA GACCTGCGAGGTGTTATCGTCAAATCAAGAATAAGCCATACCCTAAGTCTCGGTACTGCCGCGGTGTGCCAGATCCCAAGATCAGGATCTATGACGTGGgaatgaagaagaaaggagTGGATGAATTTCCATTCTGTGTTCATTTGGTCAGTTGGGAGAAGGAGAACGTATCCAGCGAGGCGCTTGAAGCTGCTCGTATTGCATGCAATAAGTACATGACCAAGTTTGCAGGAAAGGATGCTTTCCATTTGAGGGTCAGGGTACATCCCTTCCATGTCTTGCGTATTAACAAGATGTTGTCATGTGCCGGGGCTGATAGACTCCAAACTGGAATGAGAGGTGCTTTTGGCAAGCCTCAGGGCGTTTGTGCCCGTGTCGCCATTGGCCAGGTTCTTCTTTCTGTCCGTTGCAAAGATGGTAACAGCCCCCATGCTCAGGAGGCTCTGCGTCGTGCTAAGTTCAAGTTCCCTGGTCGTCAAAAGATCATTGTCAGCAGAAAGTG GGGTTTTACTAAATTCAACCGTACTGATTACGTGAAATGGAAATCTGAGAACAGGATTGCATCCGACGGTGTCAATGCTAAG TTCCTGGGATGTCATGGACCATTGGCCAAACGTCAACCAGGAAGAGCGTTTTTGTCGGAGGGTCCAGCAGCCTAG